The proteins below are encoded in one region of Limnochorda pilosa:
- a CDS encoding bifunctional nuclease family protein, which translates to MVKMKVKVVGIDQNSMMPVVVITDAEEKGFIPILIGPAEAQAISIQMEGMKPPRPITHDLLKTMLDTLNTKVDRVVISDLKDETYFAKIYVKSRDGEMEVDARPSDAIALALRSDSPIYISEEVAAKALIANKPIDDDEMEAFRKFLEGLTPDDFERNLKG; encoded by the coding sequence ATGGTCAAGATGAAAGTGAAGGTGGTCGGGATCGACCAGAACAGCATGATGCCTGTTGTGGTCATCACGGACGCTGAAGAGAAAGGGTTCATTCCCATCCTCATCGGTCCTGCCGAGGCCCAAGCGATCAGCATCCAGATGGAGGGCATGAAGCCGCCGCGTCCGATCACCCATGACCTCCTGAAGACCATGCTGGACACGTTGAACACCAAGGTCGACCGCGTCGTCATCAGCGATCTCAAGGACGAGACCTACTTCGCCAAGATCTACGTCAAGAGCCGCGACGGCGAGATGGAGGTCGACGCCCGTCCGAGCGATGCCATCGCTCTGGCGCTTAGGTCGGACAGCCCGATCTACATCTCCGAGGAAGTGGCGGCCAAGGCGCTCATCGCGAACAAGCCCATCGACGACGACGAGATGGAGGCGTTCAGGAAGTTTCTGGAAGGGCTCACGCCCGACGACTTCGAGCGGAACCTCAAGGGTTGA
- a CDS encoding CTP synthase → MSSKFIFITGGVVSSLGKGITAASLGRLLKSRGLSVAVQKLDPYINVDPGTMSPFQHGEVFVTADGAETDLDLGHYERFIDEDLTKLSNLTAGKIYWSIITKERRGDFLGRTVQVIPHVTNEIKDRILRVAKERNVDVVIVEVGGTVGDIESLPFLEAIRQLKSDLGRESCLYVHVTLVPYIKASRELKTKPTQHSVKELRSIGIQPDVIVCRSERPLPDEVRNKIALFCDIEPEAVIPNLDAETIYQVPLLLEEAGLDDIVIEKLGLQAGERDLAAWREMVERVRHPSREVEIAIVGKYVALPDAYLSVVEALTHGGIVHDTRVNVRWVHSEDLESQPVESLLGGVDGILVPGGFGGRGVEGMMMAARYAREHRIPYFGVCLGMQVAVIEFARNACGLERANSSEFDPATPHPVVDLMPEQADVEDMGGTMRLGVYPCVLEEGSISRELYEESVIYERHRHRFELNNGYRTALTAAGLRLTGLSPDRRLVEIVELADHPWFVGCQFHPEWRSRPNRPHPLYRGFVGGAVAYRAGREVEAAGSRLSGELGLR, encoded by the coding sequence ATGTCGTCCAAGTTCATCTTCATCACCGGCGGGGTGGTGTCGAGCCTGGGCAAGGGGATCACCGCCGCGTCCTTGGGCAGGCTGCTGAAGAGCCGGGGCCTCTCGGTGGCCGTCCAGAAGCTGGATCCGTACATCAACGTCGATCCAGGCACCATGAGCCCATTCCAGCACGGCGAGGTCTTCGTCACCGCCGACGGGGCCGAGACCGACCTGGATCTGGGTCACTACGAACGCTTCATCGACGAGGACCTGACCAAGCTCTCCAACCTCACCGCCGGCAAGATCTACTGGTCCATCATCACCAAGGAGCGGCGCGGGGACTTCCTGGGCCGGACGGTGCAGGTCATCCCCCACGTGACCAACGAGATCAAGGACCGCATCCTGCGGGTGGCCAAGGAGCGCAACGTCGACGTGGTCATCGTGGAAGTGGGCGGCACCGTGGGCGACATCGAGAGCCTGCCCTTCCTGGAGGCGATCCGGCAGCTGAAGAGCGACCTGGGCCGGGAGAGCTGCCTCTACGTCCACGTCACGCTGGTTCCTTACATCAAGGCCTCCCGGGAGCTGAAGACCAAGCCCACCCAGCACAGCGTGAAGGAGCTGCGCAGCATCGGCATCCAGCCGGACGTCATCGTCTGTCGTTCCGAGCGCCCGCTGCCCGACGAGGTACGGAACAAGATCGCCCTCTTCTGCGACATCGAGCCCGAAGCAGTCATCCCCAACCTGGATGCGGAGACCATCTACCAGGTCCCGCTCCTCCTGGAGGAGGCCGGGCTGGACGACATCGTCATCGAGAAGCTCGGCCTGCAGGCCGGCGAGCGCGACCTGGCGGCCTGGCGGGAGATGGTGGAGCGGGTTCGGCACCCGAGCCGCGAGGTGGAGATCGCCATCGTCGGCAAGTACGTGGCCCTTCCCGACGCCTACCTGAGCGTGGTGGAGGCTCTCACCCATGGCGGCATCGTCCACGACACCCGGGTGAACGTCCGGTGGGTCCACTCGGAAGACCTGGAGTCCCAGCCCGTCGAGTCCTTGCTGGGCGGCGTGGACGGGATCCTGGTCCCAGGGGGCTTCGGCGGCCGGGGCGTGGAGGGCATGATGATGGCAGCCCGGTACGCCCGGGAGCACCGGATCCCATACTTCGGGGTCTGCCTCGGGATGCAGGTGGCCGTCATCGAGTTCGCCCGGAACGCCTGCGGGCTCGAACGCGCCAACTCTTCCGAGTTCGACCCGGCGACCCCCCATCCCGTGGTGGACCTCATGCCCGAGCAGGCAGACGTCGAAGACATGGGTGGAACCATGAGATTGGGCGTCTACCCCTGCGTGCTGGAGGAGGGAAGCATCAGCCGGGAACTCTATGAGGAGTCCGTGATCTACGAGCGGCACCGGCACCGCTTCGAGCTGAACAACGGGTACCGAACCGCCCTCACCGCCGCCGGGCTCCGCCTTACAGGGCTCTCGCCCGACCGGCGCCTGGTGGAGATCGTGGAACTGGCAGACCATCCGTGGTTCGTCGGTTGCCAGTTTCACCCAGAGTGGCGCTCGCGGCCGAACCGGCCGCACCCGCTCTACCGAGGCTTCGTGGGCGGGGCGGTGGCGTACCGGGCCGGACGAGAGGTGGAAGCGGCCGGCAGTCGGCTCTCCGGTGAGCTGGGGCTCCGCTAG
- the argS gene encoding arginine--tRNA ligase has protein sequence MDLLARWEAELNRAVRDALERAVAAGRVHLSGEATFDVEVPREKAHGDFSTNAALVLARSARMRPRDLAEILVAYLDAEAAGVERVEVAGPGFINFRLHPGWLHEVVPGVLEAPDRYGESRAEASQRILVEFVSANPTGPMNVVNARAAAVGDVLARCLAAAGHPVATEYYVNDAGHQVDLFARTIEARCRELQGEPLELPEGAYQGEYVREVAGAILREHPDLLEWEPERRHAFLRREGPDRMVAQQREDLERYGVRFDRWFRERDLHAAGKVDEVARLYRERGMSYEEDGAVWLATSRFGDEKDRVVVKRDGQPTYLLGDIAYHREKLERGFERLIDLWGPDHHGHIVRTKAALEALGYPPDRLEVLLLQLVTLTRGGQPVRMSKRAGEFITLRDLVDEVGVDAARFTFLTRSLDAPLDFDLELAVRQSDENPVYYVQYAHARIASVFRQAFGEGADPAAHLPDPRSTDLSALTSDEEDDLLRHVAAFPSEVRLAADRREPHRLSFYAQELARRFHVFYAHHRILGESPKLEAARLLLARATQLTLRRALDLMGVSAPDRM, from the coding sequence TTGGATCTTCTGGCGCGATGGGAAGCGGAGCTGAACCGAGCGGTGCGGGACGCCCTCGAACGGGCGGTCGCCGCCGGCCGGGTGCACCTCTCCGGCGAGGCGACGTTCGACGTGGAGGTGCCCCGGGAGAAGGCCCACGGGGACTTCTCCACCAACGCCGCGCTGGTGCTGGCCCGGAGTGCCCGTATGAGGCCCCGCGACCTGGCGGAGATCCTGGTGGCGTACCTGGATGCCGAAGCCGCGGGTGTGGAGCGGGTGGAGGTGGCGGGGCCTGGATTCATCAATTTCCGGCTCCACCCCGGCTGGCTCCACGAGGTGGTGCCCGGGGTGCTGGAGGCGCCCGACCGCTACGGCGAGAGCCGGGCCGAGGCTTCCCAGAGGATCCTGGTGGAGTTCGTGAGCGCCAACCCCACCGGACCCATGAACGTGGTCAACGCCCGGGCCGCGGCCGTGGGCGACGTGCTGGCCCGCTGCCTGGCCGCAGCCGGCCACCCGGTGGCCACCGAGTACTATGTCAACGATGCCGGTCACCAGGTGGACCTCTTCGCCCGCACCATCGAGGCCCGCTGCCGCGAGCTCCAGGGTGAGCCTCTCGAGCTGCCCGAGGGTGCGTACCAGGGAGAGTACGTGCGGGAGGTCGCCGGGGCGATTCTGCGGGAGCACCCGGATCTGCTGGAGTGGGAGCCCGAGCGACGGCACGCCTTCCTCCGCCGTGAAGGACCCGATCGCATGGTGGCCCAGCAGCGGGAGGACCTGGAGCGCTACGGGGTTCGCTTCGACCGCTGGTTCCGGGAACGGGACCTGCACGCCGCCGGGAAGGTGGACGAGGTGGCCCGCCTCTACCGGGAGCGCGGCATGAGCTACGAAGAGGATGGAGCCGTCTGGCTCGCCACCAGCCGTTTCGGGGACGAGAAGGACCGGGTGGTGGTGAAACGGGACGGCCAGCCGACCTACCTCCTGGGCGACATCGCCTACCACCGGGAGAAGCTGGAGCGAGGTTTCGAGCGGCTCATCGACCTCTGGGGCCCCGACCACCACGGGCACATCGTCCGCACCAAGGCGGCCCTGGAAGCGCTGGGGTACCCGCCCGACCGGCTCGAGGTGCTCCTGCTGCAGCTCGTCACCCTCACCCGGGGCGGCCAGCCGGTGCGGATGTCCAAGCGCGCCGGGGAGTTCATCACCCTGCGCGACCTGGTGGATGAGGTGGGCGTGGACGCCGCCCGGTTCACCTTCCTCACCCGAAGCCTCGACGCCCCCCTGGACTTCGACCTGGAGCTCGCCGTCCGCCAGTCCGACGAGAACCCGGTCTACTACGTACAGTACGCCCATGCCCGCATCGCGAGCGTCTTCCGCCAGGCCTTCGGCGAGGGCGCGGACCCGGCCGCGCACCTGCCCGACCCCCGAAGCACGGACCTATCGGCGCTCACCAGCGACGAGGAGGACGACCTCCTTCGCCACGTGGCCGCCTTCCCCTCCGAGGTGCGCCTCGCCGCCGACCGCCGGGAGCCGCATCGCCTCTCCTTCTACGCGCAGGAGCTGGCCCGGCGCTTCCACGTCTTCTACGCCCACCACCGGATCCTGGGCGAATCCCCCAAGCTAGAAGCCGCCCGCCTGCTCCTGGCCCGGGCCACCCAGCTTACCCTCCGGCGGGCGCTGGACCTCATGGGCGTCAGCGCGCCCGACCGGATGTAG
- the speB gene encoding agmatinase: MSVQRWSQVERVPDSPFLRARASYDEAGPVLLGVPMDVTISFRPGARFGPARIRAVSEGLETYSPSLERDLEDLAFHDAGSLLLPFGRVEEALALIEDAVGALLDDGHWPFLLGGEHLLTLGAVQAAAQRYPEMAVLQFDAHADQRDTYLGQKLSHATVMRRAGEVLGPERIHQVGIRSGEREEMAWARSRSRLLPSDPAAALPALRALKAELGTRPVYVTVDLDVVDPGFAPGLGTPEPGGWSGADLLAAVRSLAGLNVVGCDLVELSPPYDGPGEASAFLAAKVVREALLALPPG, from the coding sequence ATGAGCGTGCAGCGCTGGAGCCAGGTGGAGCGGGTGCCCGACTCGCCTTTCCTGAGGGCCCGGGCCTCCTACGACGAGGCCGGCCCCGTGTTGCTGGGCGTTCCCATGGATGTCACCATCAGCTTCCGGCCTGGGGCGCGCTTCGGTCCGGCGCGGATCCGGGCGGTCAGCGAGGGTCTCGAGACCTACAGCCCATCACTGGAGCGCGACCTGGAGGACCTGGCCTTCCACGACGCGGGGAGCCTCCTCCTCCCCTTCGGACGGGTGGAGGAAGCGCTGGCCCTCATCGAGGACGCGGTGGGGGCGCTGCTCGACGACGGCCACTGGCCGTTCCTCCTGGGGGGCGAGCACCTGCTCACCCTGGGGGCGGTGCAGGCCGCGGCGCAGCGCTATCCGGAGATGGCGGTCCTTCAGTTCGACGCCCACGCTGACCAGCGCGACACCTACCTGGGCCAGAAGCTCTCCCACGCGACGGTGATGCGTCGGGCGGGCGAGGTGCTCGGGCCGGAGCGCATCCACCAGGTCGGCATCCGATCCGGCGAGCGGGAGGAGATGGCGTGGGCACGCTCCCGTAGCCGCTTGCTCCCGTCGGACCCCGCCGCAGCCCTCCCCGCCCTGCGGGCGCTCAAGGCCGAGCTTGGGACCCGGCCCGTCTACGTCACCGTCGACCTGGACGTGGTCGACCCGGGGTTCGCCCCCGGCCTCGGGACGCCGGAACCGGGCGGGTGGTCGGGCGCGGATCTCCTGGCGGCGGTACGTTCCCTGGCCGGGCTGAACGTGGTGGGGTGCGACCTGGTGGAGCTCTCGCCGCCCTACGACGGCCCCGGGGAGGCAAGCGCCTTCCTGGCGGCGAAGGTGGTGCGGGAAGCCCTCCTGGCGTTGCCACCGGGGTAG